A portion of the Algimonas porphyrae genome contains these proteins:
- a CDS encoding zinc-dependent metalloprotease has protein sequence MRILIIGFFSLILVACQPAPSGSSDPLAGTDHRDGFLALHVNDATGQVLATLPTPGDDGIALQAIHTARLTAGLGSNPVGLDRGWGDGGKVVIFRQRGDRIVLEQPNLRYRASPDNPLEERAVAESFAPSFLASFDIIDRSDGLLIDMTGFLTSDVLGLQQYLSDAGQGNFALKADRTLIDTDNVFSFPDNAEFDVFFTLETSDPGREVATTAANGRTATLIQHHSFVRLPDDGYSVLQSDPRIAAIEQVHYDYSAPLSAPIETRLARRYRLQKDADGNTINPIIVYIDGGAPEPIRSALVEGAAWWGEAFAEAGFPDGYSVEILPDDIHPLDVRYTVVQWVHRQTRGWSYGGGVSDPRTGEMLKGHINLGSLRVRQDRMIFEGLLGADKTDSGDPDDPVQLALMRIRQLSAHEVGHALGFMHNFAGSSDDKASVMDYPAMDVRIVDGSLDVTNAYGVGIGDWDIFTTKWLYGDYTDAEREALIREAYGSGLSYVADADGRSAGTGHPDGSVWDNGSDAVATLREVMAVRRIALDRFGPDNLPDGWNQSDLNAALVPIYLYHRYQTAAAAKSIGGMRFDYGPNGAAIAADIVSPARQRAALSAVLATLDPEALDIPDSVLARLTPRLGSFSFADSDRELFRQTASPAFDVTAAADTAADLTFDVLLDARRLARIAEFHRRDAANPGLDELMAQTRTTVMGFSRDGRQADIANTVRARFAYALADLAAGEHPPIIRAAAEETLGRMQLEASLSGTVFDRWLTREIERLLDAERDVAALIPDPQTLPPGSPIGQDGLH, from the coding sequence ATGCGTATTCTTATTATCGGCTTTTTCTCTCTCATTCTGGTTGCGTGTCAGCCCGCGCCGTCAGGCTCGTCAGACCCGCTTGCCGGAACGGATCATCGTGATGGCTTTCTCGCATTGCATGTAAACGACGCGACCGGGCAGGTGCTGGCGACCCTGCCGACACCGGGCGATGACGGCATTGCCTTGCAAGCGATCCATACGGCCCGGCTGACGGCGGGGCTGGGCTCCAACCCGGTCGGACTGGATCGCGGCTGGGGCGATGGCGGCAAGGTCGTAATTTTCCGTCAGCGGGGCGACCGGATCGTGCTGGAACAGCCCAATCTGCGCTACCGGGCCAGTCCGGACAATCCGCTGGAAGAACGCGCCGTGGCGGAAAGCTTCGCTCCGTCCTTTCTCGCCAGTTTCGACATTATCGACCGTAGTGACGGTCTTCTGATCGACATGACAGGTTTTCTGACCAGCGATGTGCTGGGATTGCAACAATATCTGTCCGACGCCGGCCAGGGCAATTTCGCGCTCAAGGCGGACCGCACGCTGATTGACACCGATAATGTGTTCAGCTTTCCGGACAACGCGGAATTCGATGTCTTCTTCACGCTGGAAACGTCAGACCCGGGCCGCGAAGTCGCGACCACGGCTGCCAATGGCAGGACGGCGACCCTGATCCAGCATCACAGCTTCGTCCGCCTGCCCGATGACGGTTACTCGGTGCTGCAGTCCGATCCGCGCATCGCCGCGATCGAACAGGTCCATTATGATTACAGTGCGCCGCTCTCCGCCCCGATCGAAACACGGCTTGCCCGCCGTTACCGTCTACAAAAGGACGCAGACGGCAACACGATCAACCCGATCATCGTCTATATCGATGGCGGCGCGCCGGAACCGATCCGCTCCGCCCTGGTTGAAGGCGCGGCCTGGTGGGGCGAAGCCTTTGCGGAGGCCGGCTTCCCGGATGGCTACAGCGTCGAAATCCTTCCCGATGACATCCATCCACTCGATGTGCGTTACACGGTCGTGCAATGGGTGCACCGCCAGACGCGTGGCTGGTCCTATGGTGGCGGCGTGTCCGATCCGCGCACAGGCGAAATGCTCAAAGGGCATATCAATCTGGGATCCTTGCGCGTGCGTCAGGACCGGATGATCTTCGAAGGGCTGCTGGGGGCGGATAAGACCGATAGCGGCGATCCGGATGATCCCGTGCAACTCGCCCTGATGCGCATCCGTCAACTCTCCGCCCACGAAGTCGGCCACGCGCTCGGTTTCATGCATAATTTCGCGGGCAGTTCCGACGACAAGGCTTCGGTCATGGATTATCCGGCCATGGATGTACGCATCGTGGATGGCTCCCTGGATGTCACCAATGCTTACGGTGTCGGCATTGGTGACTGGGACATCTTTACGACGAAATGGCTCTATGGCGATTATACGGACGCTGAACGCGAAGCCTTGATCCGGGAGGCTTACGGCTCCGGACTGTCCTATGTCGCCGATGCCGATGGCCGCAGCGCGGGCACGGGCCATCCAGACGGCAGCGTCTGGGATAACGGCTCCGACGCGGTGGCGACCCTGCGTGAGGTGATGGCGGTTCGCCGCATCGCGCTGGACCGGTTCGGGCCTGACAACCTGCCCGATGGCTGGAACCAGTCCGACCTCAATGCGGCGCTCGTGCCGATCTATCTCTACCATCGCTACCAGACAGCGGCTGCGGCCAAGTCGATCGGTGGCATGCGCTTCGATTACGGGCCGAACGGCGCGGCGATAGCTGCCGATATCGTGTCACCGGCGCGGCAGCGCGCCGCCCTCTCGGCGGTCCTGGCCACGCTCGATCCGGAAGCGCTCGACATTCCCGATAGCGTTCTGGCGCGACTGACACCGCGTCTGGGCTCCTTCAGCTTCGCCGATAGCGACCGCGAACTGTTCCGTCAGACAGCCAGCCCGGCCTTCGACGTGACCGCCGCCGCCGACACGGCTGCGGACCTGACCTTCGATGTTCTGCTGGACGCGCGGCGTCTGGCCCGGATAGCGGAATTTCACCGTCGCGACGCGGCCAATCCCGGGCTTGACGAATTGATGGCGCAGACCCGCACCACCGTCATGGGCTTTTCGCGTGACGGACGGCAGGCCGACATCGCCAACACTGTACGGGCCCGGTTCGCCTATGCGCTGGCGGATCTGGCTGCGGGCGAACATCCACCGATCATCCGCGCCGCAGCCGAGGAAACGCTGGGTCGCATGCAGCTCGAAGCCTCACTGTCTGGGACGGTTTTCGATCGCTGGCTGACCCGCGAAATAGAACGCCTACTGGATGCGGAGCGCGACGTTGCGGCCCTCATCCCAGACCCGCAAACCCTGCCGCCCGGAAGTCCGATCGGGCAGGACGGATTGCACTAG
- a CDS encoding serine hydrolase domain-containing protein — MSDTIPLSGTIDPGFEAVRTAILDNFAQEEELGCQVAIFKDGEPVVDVQAGWSDRQKTQPVAPDTLFSVYSSGKAMAALVIAWQVEQGLLDYEQPVAEIWPAFGAHGKGALTLGQMMSHQSGLSGIRNPDFAPEDWIDFDVVIKILEDQAPLFEPGSQSGYHPITFGFLAGEVARRVDPDGRHLGQILSDELAGPAKADVHIGLDPSDHVRVAQAVKPRAMADLGRLTEIKRIAFLKPWSSPARISGEQWREAEMAGSNCQATAAGIGRMMGAFAHGQIAGRRVLSEATRDAATASRIKGLDAVLPFTIDFAAGVMRNDPNYAYGPHPDTVGHSGWGGSAVFADAKTGLHGAYVMNRQRNYLMGDPRANRVIDAAFAALDAA; from the coding sequence ATGAGCGATACTATCCCGCTATCCGGAACGATCGATCCTGGCTTCGAAGCCGTGCGAACGGCCATCCTCGATAACTTCGCGCAAGAGGAAGAGCTGGGCTGTCAGGTCGCAATCTTCAAAGACGGCGAGCCCGTCGTCGACGTGCAGGCGGGGTGGTCCGATCGCCAGAAGACGCAGCCCGTCGCGCCGGATACGCTGTTTTCCGTCTATTCTTCCGGCAAGGCGATGGCGGCGCTCGTCATCGCCTGGCAGGTCGAACAGGGCCTTCTCGACTATGAACAGCCCGTCGCGGAAATCTGGCCCGCCTTCGGCGCGCACGGGAAAGGTGCGTTGACCCTTGGACAGATGATGAGCCATCAGTCCGGCCTGTCCGGTATTCGCAATCCGGATTTCGCGCCCGAGGACTGGATCGACTTTGACGTCGTGATCAAGATTCTGGAAGATCAGGCCCCCTTGTTCGAGCCAGGCAGTCAGAGCGGCTACCATCCGATCACGTTCGGCTTTCTGGCCGGCGAAGTCGCACGACGGGTTGATCCGGACGGGCGGCATCTGGGGCAAATCTTGAGTGACGAGTTGGCTGGACCGGCCAAAGCCGATGTCCATATCGGTCTTGACCCGAGCGATCACGTCCGTGTGGCCCAGGCCGTCAAACCCCGTGCCATGGCCGATCTGGGGCGCCTTACCGAGATCAAACGGATCGCCTTTCTGAAACCCTGGTCATCGCCGGCGCGCATCTCCGGCGAACAATGGCGTGAGGCAGAAATGGCCGGGTCCAATTGTCAGGCCACGGCTGCCGGGATTGGGCGGATGATGGGGGCTTTCGCCCATGGGCAGATCGCCGGGCGCAGAGTTCTGAGCGAAGCGACAAGAGACGCGGCGACGGCGTCGCGTATCAAGGGACTGGACGCCGTCCTTCCGTTTACCATCGACTTTGCCGCAGGCGTAATGCGCAACGATCCGAATTATGCCTACGGTCCGCACCCTGACACGGTCGGTCATTCCGGTTGGGGCGGATCGGCCGTCTTCGCCGATGCGAAAACGGGGCTGCACGGGGCCTATGTCATGAACCGTCAACGTAACTATCTGATGGGCGACCCCCGGGCCAACCGGGTTATCGATGCGGCCTTTGCCGCGCTCGACGCCGCATAA
- a CDS encoding crotonase/enoyl-CoA hydratase family protein, whose protein sequence is MTDLLSYDLTDDVATIRLDDGKANAFSNLMFDAINAAMDRADREAKIIVIRGRDGIFSAGYNLKELMQGGDTAVQLVKRGSDFAVRMMETRKPVITAGDGHIVALGAFLFLAADYRIGCSDHSGTAFQVGLPETAKGLPMHNFGRELAAPRLNQRYFSRAFINGEMFSPDAAVDVGYLDAAVDDVDAGVAKAVAFFKSVSLHAFAINKPRGHQTLLPVLKQAIIDDMDLQIG, encoded by the coding sequence GTGACCGACCTTCTAAGCTACGACCTCACTGATGATGTCGCGACCATTCGTCTCGACGATGGCAAGGCGAATGCCTTTTCCAATCTGATGTTTGACGCGATCAATGCGGCGATGGACCGCGCCGACAGGGAGGCGAAGATCATCGTCATTCGCGGACGTGACGGTATTTTCTCTGCCGGATACAATCTGAAGGAACTGATGCAGGGCGGCGACACAGCCGTGCAACTCGTCAAGCGGGGGTCCGACTTTGCGGTCCGGATGATGGAAACACGTAAGCCCGTCATTACGGCTGGCGATGGTCATATCGTCGCCTTGGGAGCCTTTTTGTTTCTGGCGGCGGATTACAGGATTGGGTGCAGCGATCATTCTGGAACCGCGTTCCAGGTCGGCTTGCCGGAAACGGCCAAGGGTCTTCCCATGCATAATTTCGGTCGCGAACTGGCGGCGCCGCGTCTCAATCAGCGCTATTTCTCGCGTGCCTTTATCAATGGCGAAATGTTCTCGCCGGACGCGGCGGTCGATGTCGGCTATCTGGACGCCGCCGTGGATGATGTCGATGCCGGCGTGGCCAAGGCCGTCGCCTTCTTCAAAAGCGTCAGCCTGCATGCCTTTGCGATCAACAAGCCGCGCGGTCATCAGACACTGCTGCCCGTGCTGAAACAGGCCATTATCGACGATATGGATCTGCAGATCGGCTGA
- a CDS encoding GFA family protein, with translation MPTYRGGCHCGAVRFEFDGPDLVDVTDCNCSLCAMTAYEHVFVPDADLRVLSGRDHLTSYRFGTQTAEHLFCQTCGIKPLYRPRSHPEAWSVNARCVEGLTIAQRIAFDGQNWDENITGLRATLDGD, from the coding sequence ATGCCGACCTATCGCGGCGGCTGTCACTGCGGCGCGGTGCGGTTCGAATTTGATGGCCCCGATCTGGTCGATGTGACCGACTGCAACTGCTCGCTCTGCGCCATGACCGCCTATGAGCATGTCTTCGTCCCTGACGCCGATCTGCGCGTTCTGTCCGGTCGGGATCATCTGACCTCCTACCGGTTCGGGACACAGACGGCGGAGCATCTCTTCTGCCAGACCTGCGGGATCAAGCCGCTCTATCGCCCACGCAGCCACCCGGAGGCGTGGAGTGTCAATGCACGCTGCGTCGAGGGTCTGACGATCGCTCAGCGCATCGCTTTTGACGGCCAGAACTGGGACGAAAACATTACCGGGCTGCGCGCAACGCTGGACGGTGACTAA
- a CDS encoding SapC family protein, whose product MAEEQQISVTGNVMFYENPVPLSRGKHGKFGVTPTDKPFEFMADQHFLPITAPEFGSAAASFPIIFAGEDRSPLAVMGIRTGENLFIENGVYHTDFYMPAFARRYPFVLANDSNNERFVVCVDEAADCVTDKKPAQSFFEKDDTSQYTKEAFEFLQNFERDRQATATMVEELKRLDLFEPKEMNFQGNNPDGSLAERQKIADYFAISEDKLRALDAETTKSLADRGILAVAYAHLVSLSNWQRLVNMTLRRATAEQEAGKA is encoded by the coding sequence ATGGCTGAAGAGCAGCAGATCAGCGTGACTGGCAATGTCATGTTCTACGAAAACCCGGTTCCGCTGAGCCGCGGTAAGCACGGAAAATTCGGCGTCACGCCGACCGACAAGCCGTTTGAATTCATGGCGGATCAGCATTTTCTGCCGATCACAGCCCCGGAATTCGGCTCGGCTGCAGCCTCCTTCCCGATCATTTTTGCCGGTGAAGACCGCTCTCCGCTGGCCGTGATGGGCATCCGCACGGGCGAGAACCTGTTCATCGAGAACGGCGTCTATCATACGGATTTCTACATGCCGGCCTTTGCCCGCCGCTATCCGTTCGTGCTGGCCAACGATTCCAATAATGAGCGTTTCGTCGTCTGTGTCGACGAGGCCGCCGATTGCGTCACCGACAAGAAACCCGCACAGAGCTTCTTCGAAAAGGACGACACATCGCAATATACGAAGGAAGCCTTTGAATTCCTGCAGAACTTCGAACGTGACCGTCAGGCGACGGCCACCATGGTCGAAGAGCTGAAGCGTCTGGACCTGTTCGAGCCGAAGGAAATGAACTTTCAGGGCAATAACCCGGATGGCAGCCTGGCCGAGCGTCAGAAAATCGCCGACTATTTCGCGATTTCCGAAGATAAGCTGCGTGCGCTTGATGCCGAAACGACCAAGAGCCTGGCTGATCGCGGCATTCTGGCCGTGGCCTATGCGCATCTGGTGTCGCTGTCCAACTGGCAGCGCCTGGTCAATATGACGCTGCGTCGCGCGACGGCGGAACAGGAGGCTGGCAAAGCCTAA
- a CDS encoding PaaI family thioesterase, with protein sequence MSLSDIPSEKTIRDLLTRIPYAQTLGIEPHFMGEEFTLILPYRKSNIGNATLPALHGGGVGGFMEVCAIVQIILNNPDRQLPKPIGITVDYLRRGHPVDTFARAQIFKQGARVANVRVRAWQDRFDTPIAALSGQFLMGKES encoded by the coding sequence ATGAGCCTGTCCGACATTCCATCCGAGAAGACCATTCGCGATCTGCTGACCCGCATTCCCTATGCACAGACATTGGGGATCGAGCCGCATTTCATGGGCGAGGAATTCACCCTGATCCTGCCCTACCGTAAAAGCAATATCGGCAATGCGACACTTCCGGCCCTGCATGGCGGTGGGGTTGGCGGCTTCATGGAAGTCTGCGCCATCGTCCAGATCATCCTGAACAATCCCGACCGGCAATTGCCCAAGCCAATCGGCATTACGGTCGACTATCTGCGCCGTGGGCATCCGGTCGACACGTTTGCGCGCGCACAGATCTTTAAACAGGGCGCCCGCGTTGCCAATGTCCGCGTTCGGGCCTGGCAGGACCGGTTCGACACGCCGATCGCAGCCCTGTCGGGTCAGTTTCTGATGGGCAAGGAAAGCTGA
- a CDS encoding thioesterase family protein, whose product MFRTTWAGECSAWECDELGHLNMSIYLEKFEQARMILFVRLGLETAFQPKAVSTIRSRDVHIKYLAEARPGQPLRIESALIDLEASTARVGHVMYHLDGRIAATLSEHIEHVYLPENRTFRWPSRLRESADKMRDQLPAPARARSIAIDTPVPAFDAATLDQAGVGTLGGGIFRPHETLAAGHIPFSQIFRRVTTTLGWFREGWGEFADPDFIAAGFSAVALEMRLVMHRIITPGTAYELRSGVAQSDGMVRTIMHNFVDQTDGAALAGGYAAGALFDLNTRRLVMPTRTQRDALDAVTIADLAPPA is encoded by the coding sequence ATGTTTCGCACGACATGGGCTGGCGAATGTTCAGCATGGGAATGTGATGAGCTCGGCCATCTCAACATGTCGATCTATCTGGAAAAATTCGAACAGGCCCGCATGATCCTGTTCGTCCGGCTGGGTCTGGAAACCGCGTTCCAGCCTAAAGCCGTATCGACCATCCGGTCCCGGGACGTGCACATCAAATATTTGGCCGAAGCCCGGCCCGGTCAGCCGTTGCGTATCGAGAGCGCGCTGATCGATCTGGAGGCCAGCACGGCCCGGGTCGGCCATGTCATGTACCATCTCGATGGTCGGATTGCCGCGACGCTGAGCGAGCATATCGAACATGTCTACCTGCCGGAGAACCGGACATTCCGGTGGCCGTCCCGCCTGCGAGAGTCGGCAGACAAGATGCGCGACCAGCTGCCCGCCCCGGCGCGCGCCAGAAGCATCGCCATCGATACGCCAGTCCCGGCCTTCGATGCCGCCACCTTGGACCAGGCGGGTGTGGGGACACTCGGAGGCGGAATATTCCGGCCCCATGAAACACTGGCCGCCGGTCACATTCCCTTTTCCCAGATCTTTCGCCGGGTAACGACCACACTCGGCTGGTTTCGGGAAGGGTGGGGGGAATTTGCCGATCCAGACTTCATCGCCGCCGGCTTTTCAGCCGTCGCGCTGGAAATGCGTCTGGTCATGCACCGAATCATCACGCCTGGAACTGCCTATGAATTGCGTTCGGGCGTAGCGCAGAGCGACGGCATGGTCCGCACGATCATGCATAATTTCGTCGATCAGACCGATGGCGCGGCCTTGGCGGGCGGTTACGCGGCTGGGGCGCTGTTCGATCTGAATACGCGCCGTCTGGTGATGCCGACCCGGACACAGCGCGACGCGCTCGACGCGGTCACGATCGCGGATCTTGCCCCGCCCGCTTGA
- the thiE gene encoding thiamine phosphate synthase → MSEPRCQLYLITPPQIDDLEAFLETLDGALSAAPVACLQIRLKGLTDSALVQMATPICKRAQQRGTAVILNDRPDLVDAIGADGVHVGQDDMDYLSSRELLGGDAIIGVTCHNSKQLAFEAAGAGADYVAFGAFFETPTKDPKTRAELEILSWWQQAMETPVVAIGGITPDNAQAVIAAGADFIAVSSGVWQYPDGAAASVRLLSSLCAEFS, encoded by the coding sequence ATGTCCGAGCCTCGCTGCCAGCTTTACCTGATCACACCGCCGCAGATCGACGATCTGGAAGCGTTTCTGGAGACGCTGGATGGGGCTCTATCGGCGGCGCCTGTCGCCTGTCTGCAGATCCGGCTGAAGGGCCTGACGGATTCAGCGCTGGTTCAGATGGCCACGCCCATATGCAAGCGGGCGCAGCAACGCGGCACGGCTGTCATCCTTAATGACCGCCCCGATCTGGTCGATGCAATCGGCGCGGACGGGGTCCATGTCGGGCAGGACGATATGGACTATTTGTCATCGCGGGAACTGCTCGGCGGGGATGCCATTATCGGCGTGACCTGCCACAATTCGAAACAGCTCGCCTTCGAAGCGGCGGGCGCAGGTGCGGACTATGTGGCCTTTGGCGCGTTCTTCGAGACGCCGACGAAAGACCCCAAAACCCGCGCCGAGCTGGAGATTTTGTCATGGTGGCAACAGGCCATGGAAACACCGGTCGTCGCGATCGGCGGCATCACGCCGGACAATGCGCAAGCCGTGATCGCGGCGGGCGCGGACTTTATCGCGGTCTCGAGCGGGGTCTGGCAGTATCCGGACGGCGCGGCGGCGTCTGTGCGTTTGCTCTCCTCGCTCTGTGCGGAGTTCAGCTAG
- a CDS encoding alpha/beta hydrolase: MQRVSITLPDGDMSALRFGDSGAPLRLVFCHANGFNAQSYRAIIEPLGIAALALDLRGHGRTALPTPVSDLPNWQIFAADIARVFDQCVDGPVVLAGHSYGAVSAILALPQIAHHLSGYVGFDPVLVPWLFRTIAATRRGRAYMKRRIPIARKAGQRRTEFDSLEAAFKRYQGRGAFKGVPDPVLRNYLEGGLSPTDEGRVRLACDPAWEQAIFVAQSHDLFEQVPRLPDNSRLIFAGARGRVSTRSQRGTLQRLQPRISVEFEPERAHLFPLHDPDFAGRVLQSVLKRAGQDPRS, from the coding sequence ATGCAGCGCGTCAGCATCACGCTGCCGGATGGCGATATGTCGGCTTTGCGCTTCGGCGATTCGGGCGCGCCGCTCCGGCTCGTCTTCTGTCATGCCAATGGATTCAATGCACAGAGCTACCGCGCGATCATCGAACCGCTCGGCATCGCAGCGCTGGCGCTGGATCTGCGCGGACATGGCCGCACAGCCCTGCCGACGCCTGTGTCCGACTTGCCGAACTGGCAGATATTCGCCGCGGATATTGCCCGGGTTTTCGATCAATGCGTCGACGGGCCCGTCGTGCTGGCCGGGCATAGTTACGGGGCGGTCAGTGCGATCCTGGCGTTGCCGCAGATCGCACACCACCTTTCCGGCTATGTCGGCTTCGATCCCGTGCTGGTCCCGTGGCTGTTTCGCACGATTGCCGCGACGCGCCGGGGCCGGGCCTATATGAAGCGCCGCATACCGATTGCGCGCAAAGCCGGGCAGCGTCGTACCGAGTTTGACAGTCTTGAGGCCGCGTTCAAGCGCTATCAGGGCCGCGGCGCTTTCAAAGGTGTGCCCGATCCCGTCCTGCGCAATTATCTGGAAGGCGGTCTGTCCCCCACGGATGAGGGGCGTGTGCGCCTGGCCTGCGATCCGGCGTGGGAGCAGGCGATCTTCGTTGCGCAGTCCCATGATCTATTCGAACAGGTGCCGCGACTTCCGGATAATTCGCGGCTGATTTTCGCCGGGGCGCGCGGGCGCGTCAGTACGCGGTCCCAACGCGGGACGCTGCAAAGGCTGCAACCACGCATATCGGTCGAATTCGAGCCCGAACGGGCCCACCTCTTTCCGCTGCACGATCCGGATTTCGCCGGCCGCGTCCTGCAGTCCGTCCTCAAGCGGGCGGGGCAAGATCCGCGATCGTGA
- a CDS encoding FMN-binding negative transcriptional regulator yields MSYPPRQNIDDDPAFVRRIMADYGFALLVVEGLHATQLPLLWRDEGPEGTLYGHLARNNPICDHLDGGAALAVFSGPHGYVSAQLYDDPTVHVPTWNYASVQLRGRLQSLPDEHVLPHLNDMTQAYEGPDGWAVADAKAYVAALQNGIRAFRLVVETCQPLRKMSAKAGPAMQKRIIDAARMRGEHAFADEMTRIMKKETP; encoded by the coding sequence ATGTCCTATCCGCCCCGCCAGAATATCGATGACGATCCGGCCTTTGTCCGGCGTATCATGGCCGATTACGGTTTCGCTCTGCTCGTCGTTGAAGGTCTGCACGCAACCCAATTGCCATTATTATGGCGTGACGAGGGGCCGGAAGGGACGCTCTATGGACATCTGGCGCGGAACAATCCGATCTGCGATCATCTGGATGGCGGGGCGGCGCTGGCTGTGTTTTCAGGCCCGCATGGCTATGTATCGGCGCAGCTTTATGACGATCCAACCGTCCATGTCCCGACATGGAATTATGCTTCGGTTCAGCTGCGCGGGCGATTGCAGTCCCTGCCGGACGAGCATGTGCTGCCCCATCTCAACGATATGACACAGGCCTATGAAGGGCCTGACGGCTGGGCCGTTGCGGATGCGAAAGCCTATGTGGCGGCTCTACAAAACGGTATCCGGGCGTTCCGCCTTGTGGTGGAGACATGTCAGCCACTCCGGAAAATGTCTGCAAAGGCGGGTCCCGCCATGCAAAAACGTATTATTGACGCGGCGCGCATGCGCGGTGAACACGCATTTGCCGACGAGATGACTCGCATAATGAAAAAGGAAACGCCGTGA
- a CDS encoding PaaI family thioesterase, producing the protein MDMNERLKLFWDVGAAMVASTPHANELGIKFVAIDEGQATLSLPYSTHLIGDARTRVVHGGAVTTLLDQACGLAAFTGFDTMGALATLSLRIDYQRAAKPGETIIGLAECYKTTKHVAFLRAVAHDGDESDPIATAQGTFMSTGPRLSFEDAIKARLSKGQRPDTAGDPS; encoded by the coding sequence ATGGATATGAATGAACGTCTGAAACTATTCTGGGATGTCGGGGCGGCGATGGTTGCCAGCACGCCCCACGCCAATGAGCTCGGCATCAAATTCGTCGCGATCGACGAAGGGCAGGCCACGCTCTCCCTGCCCTATTCGACGCATCTGATCGGCGATGCACGGACGCGTGTCGTTCATGGCGGTGCGGTTACGACCCTGCTGGATCAGGCTTGCGGGCTGGCCGCCTTCACCGGCTTCGACACGATGGGGGCACTGGCGACCCTGTCGCTGCGGATCGATTATCAGCGCGCCGCCAAACCGGGCGAGACCATTATCGGATTGGCCGAATGCTACAAGACGACCAAACATGTCGCCTTTCTGCGGGCCGTTGCACATGACGGCGATGAGAGCGATCCGATCGCGACGGCGCAGGGCACTTTCATGAGCACGGGGCCGCGCCTGTCCTTCGAAGATGCCATCAAGGCGCGATTGTCGAAAGGCCAACGACCCGACACTGCGGGAGACCCGTCATGA
- a CDS encoding transcriptional repressor yields the protein MTDRLAAARALCEASGERFTPLREHVLELVIADGGAVKAYDLLDQLKPERGSPKPPTVYRALDFLSRLGLVHRVEALNAFIACDHSHEGDLAEFFICEACSHVEERHAHDHADCKPDGFEITRSVIEHYGTCADCRAAA from the coding sequence ATGACAGACAGGCTGGCAGCGGCACGGGCGCTTTGTGAAGCCAGTGGCGAGCGGTTCACCCCGCTGCGCGAACATGTGCTGGAACTGGTCATCGCCGATGGCGGAGCCGTCAAAGCCTATGACCTACTCGACCAGCTCAAGCCCGAACGCGGCAGCCCCAAACCGCCCACCGTTTACCGCGCGCTCGATTTCCTGTCGCGCCTCGGTCTCGTGCACCGGGTCGAAGCGCTCAATGCCTTTATCGCCTGCGATCATAGCCATGAGGGCGATCTGGCCGAGTTCTTCATTTGCGAAGCCTGCAGCCATGTCGAGGAGCGCCACGCCCACGATCACGCTGACTGCAAGCCGGACGGGTTCGAAATCACCCGGTCCGTGATTGAGCATTACGGCACCTGTGCCGATTGCCGCGCGGCGGCCTAG